The following proteins come from a genomic window of Megalobrama amblycephala isolate DHTTF-2021 linkage group LG1, ASM1881202v1, whole genome shotgun sequence:
- the glis2b gene encoding zinc finger protein GLIS2b: MLSLDEPLDLKVPRGRVGGRDRGAMSPSTLTPSPIHAKGAGQLRMADDGTAVIIPASPASPHTGVLQDKSETPTPPAVDLSMSPSSRNTACSPDLSNGNGSAPIFHGDSAHIRYVEGGATSQAFQFFVPIGGGGGLHLPSSMFIRQPKDTRASPDLSADEQLACRWRKCHLLFDSLQDLVDHVNDFHVKPEKDSGYCCHWEGCARKGRGFNARYKMLIHIRTHTNEKPHRCPTCNKSFSRLENLKIHNRSHTGEKPYICPYEGCNKRYSNSSDRFKHTRTHYVDKPYYCKMVGCLKRYTDPSSLRKHIKAHGHFVAQDQGGPGGVGSLMKPGQIPGAGKESELTYVSGAHIIIPGAAAALLGGHSLQGLGGSLPLSPLSPRPLDLSTLGCPSSPPAGLGGTPILSFSGSPLGLAKSPLLSHTFSSSTLGLPMVPILGSERRDHGKGKARGEEGEDEIHGGVLNLSTGASHDPLSWVVIPSGQVVLKPAVVN, from the exons ATGCTGTCCTTAGATGAGCCACTGGACCTGAAGGTGCCGAGGGGGCGGGTCGGTGGGCGGGACAGAGGTGCCATGTCTCCGTCCACTCTCACTCCCTCTCCCATACATGCCAAGGGGGCCGGGCAGCTACGGATGGCAGACGACGGTACCGCAGTCATCATTCCAGCGTCTCCAGCCTCCCCACACACAG GTGTCCTGCAGGACAAGTCCGAGACCCCCACACCGCCCGCTGTGGACCTCAGCATGTCCCCGTCCTCCCGCAACACCGCCTGCTCTCCGGATCTCTCCAACGGAAACGGCTCAGCTCCCATTTTCCACGGG GATTCGGCACATATCCGTTACGTGGAGGGAGGGGCCACATCTCAAGCGTTCCAGTTCTTCGTGCCCattggaggaggaggagggcttCACCTGCCTTCCTCCATGTTCATTCGGCAGCCCAAGGACACACGAGCTTCTCCAGACCTCTCCGCAGATGAACAGCTGGCCTGTCGCTGGAGGAAG tgccacctactTTTTGACTCCTTGCAAGACCTGGTGGATCATGTCAATGACTTCCATGTGAAGCCTGAGAAGGATTCTGGGTACTGTTGCCACTGGGAGGGGTGTGCACGCAAAGGACGGGGATTCAACGCCAG GTACAAGATGCTGATCCACATCCGCACTCACACCAATGAAAAACCTCACCGTTGTCCCACCTGCAACAAGAGCTTCTCCCGACTGGAGAACCTCAAGATTCACAACCGCTCACACACAG GAGAGAAGCCCTACATCTGTCCTTACGAGGGCTGCAACAAGCGCTACTCCAATTCCAGTGACCGGttcaaacacacacgcacacactatGTGGACAAGCCCTACTACTGCAAGATGGTGGGCTGCTTGAAACGCTACACGGACCCCAGCTCCTTGAGGAAGCATATCAAGGCTCATGGGCACTTCGTAGCCCAGGATCAGGGAGGTCCGGGTGGAGTGGGCTCCTTGATGAAGCCAGGGCAGATCCCTGGGGCGGGGAAAGAGTCTGAGCTGACTTATGTCAGTGGGGCCCACATCATTATTCCTGGTGCTGCCGCTGCTCTTTTGGGTGGTCACAGTCTGCAGGGTCTTGGAGGCTCCCTCCCCTTGTCCCCCCTCAGTCCCCGCCCCTTGGACTTGAGCACGCTGGGCTGCCCAAGCTCCCCTCCAGCTGGGCTTGGGGGGACGCCCATTTTGTCCTTCAGCGGTTCGCCACTTGGTCTGGCCAAGTCACCCTTGCTGTCTCATACCTTCTCATCTTCCACGCTGGGGTTGCCCATGGTGCCCATTTTGGGCTCGGAGCGCAGGGACCATGGCAAGGGAAAGGCCAGGGGTGAGGAAGGCGAGGACGAGATCCATGGTGGCGTGCTCAACCTGTCTACGGGAGCATCCCATGACCCTCTGTCTTGGGTTGTCATCCCCTCTGGCCAGGTGGTGCTGAAGCCAGCTGTGGTCAACTGA
- the coro7 gene encoding coronin-7 isoform X3: MAKYLAQIIVMGAQVVGRAFARALRQEFAASQAAAEARGQAGRHSAAASSFTGMSLQEAQQILNITTLTPEEIQKNYEHLFKVNDKAVGGSFYLQSKVVRAKERLDEELSIQQQHHTKPPEQQQQT; this comes from the exons ATG GCCAAATATCTGGCTCAGATCATTGTGATGGGCGCTCAGGTGGTCGGACGAGCTTTTGCAAGAGCTTTACGTCAAGAATTTGCAG CCAGTCAGGCGGCTGCGGAGGCGCGGGGTCAAGCGGGCAGACATTCTGCGGCTGCGTCGAGCTTCACAGGAATGAGTTTACAAGAAGCCCAGCAGATTCTGAACATCACCACATTAACACCGGAGGAGATCCAGAAG aattatgagcatttatttaaagtcaATGACAAAGCTGTTGGCGGTTCTTTCTATCTTCAGTCAAAG GTGGTGCGGGCGAAAGAGCGTCTGGATGAAGAGCTCAGTATTCAACAGCAGCACCACACGAAACCACCAGAGCAACAGCAGCAGACATGA